One region of Ascaphus truei isolate aAscTru1 chromosome 13, aAscTru1.hap1, whole genome shotgun sequence genomic DNA includes:
- the FITM1 gene encoding fat storage-inducing transmembrane protein 1, translating into MGAAGALCRCVCALVCVCSELCAHVVGSVCVRRGYHLWLAALVSLTPLLQGVSNPRSIFANSNNFFNVKFVQCSCGWTLLFLSGFVLLVSLVSSGRPQLTLLHLARLLVGAALCCGVPHLFRLLEDLTGSCQQPLPPGTLLLLRLTDRQSCQAEGHRWQGYHVSPQTFSLTLCCLELAEELGVFVRYLRRGYPASTALRLIFLLNASLLSLYNLLLLCTALYAHSYTQSVVGAAVGTLCWHLTYRAWYRLPYSPGRPGRGMYPNVGRAHSKLDTDGAGDVALT; encoded by the exons ATGGGTGCTGCGGGTgctctgtgtcgctgtgtgtgtgcgctggtgtgtgtgtgctcgGAGCTGTGTGCCCACGtggtgggcagtgtgtgtgtgaggcgtgGGTACCACCTGTGGCTGGCAGCGCTGGTCAGTCTCACCCCACTTCTGCAGGGGGTCAGCAACCCACGGAGTATCTTCGCCAACAGCAACAACTTCTTCAATGT gaAGTTCGTGCAGTGCTCCTGCGGTTGGACCTTGCTGTTCCTCTCTGGCTTTGTGCTGTTGGTGTCCCTGGTGTCGTCGGGTCGCCCGCagctcaccctcctgcacctcgccCGCCTGCTGGTGGGTGCCGCCCTGTGCTGCGGGGTGCCTCACCTCTTCCGGCTCCTGGAGGACCTGACCGGCTCCTGCCAGCAGCCCCTGCCGCCCggcaccctcctcctcctgcggCTGACGGATCGGCAGAGCTGCCAGGCGGAGGGGCACCGCTGGCAGGGTTACCACGTGTCACCCCAAACCTTCTCGCTCACCCTGTGCTGTCTGGAGCTTGCCGAGGAGCTGGGTGTGTTTGTGCGCTATCTGCGCCGGGGTTACCCGGCCAGCACGGCTCTGCGCCTGATCTTCCTGCTCAATGCCAGTCTGCTGTCGCTGTACAACCTGCTGCTGCTCTGCACGGCGCTGTACGCGCACAGCTACACCCAGAGCGTGGTGGGGGCCGCGGTAGGCACCCTCTGCTGGCACCTCACCTACCGGGCCTGGTACCGCCTGCCCTACTCGCCCGGGCGCCCCGGCCGTGGCATGTACCCCAACGTGGGCAGAGCCCACAGCAAGCTGGACACCGATGGCGCCGGAGATGTCGCCCTAACATAA